One Brassica napus cultivar Da-Ae chromosome C4, Da-Ae, whole genome shotgun sequence genomic region harbors:
- the LOC106388259 gene encoding phosphatidylinositol:ceramide inositolphosphotransferase 2: MTLYIRRESSKLWKRFCSEITTEIGLLAENWKYLLAGIICQYIHGLAAKGVHYIHRPGPTLQDLGFFLLPELGQEKSYISETVFTTVFVSFFLWTFHPFILKSKKIYTVLIWCRVLAFLVACQFLRVITFYSTQLPGPNYHCREGSKVSTLPWPKSPLEVLQINPHGVMYGCGDLIFSSHMIFTLVFVLTYHKYGTKRFIKLFGWLFAFVQSLLIIASRKHYTVDVVVAWYTVNLVVFCLDKKLPELPDRTTVLLPVISKDRTKEENHKLLNGNGVDPADWRPRAQVNGKIDSNGVHTDNSLNGA, translated from the exons atgaCTCTTTACATTCGTCGTGAATCTTCCAAG CTGTGGAAGAGGTTTTGCTCGGAGATAACAACAGAAATTGGTCTTCTCGCTGAGAACTGGAAGTACCTTCTCGCTGGCATTATCTGTCAG TACATTCATGGTTTAGCTGCTAAAGGAGTTCATTACATTCATCGCCCTGGACCGACTCTCCAGGATCTtggcttctttcttcttccg GAGCTTGGTCAAGAGAAAAGCTACATAAGTGAAACGGTATTCACTActgtatttgtttcttttttcctG TGGACTTTCCATCCATTCATCCTGAAGAGCAAAAAGATATACACCGTCTTGATATGGTGCAGAGTTCTAGCTTTCTTAGTT GCATGTCAGTTTCTCCGTGTTATAACCTTCTATTCCACTCAGCTTCCTGGTCCAAACTATCACTGTCGTGAG GGCTCTAAAGTTTCCACGTTGCCATGGCCCAAAAGCCCTCTTGAGGTTCTCCAGATTAACC CTCATGGGGTGATGTACGGATGTGGAGACCTGATCTTCTCATCGCATATGATATTCACGCTAGTCTTTGTCCTCACTTACCACAAGTACGGCACTAAAAG GTTCATAAAGCTGTTTGGTTGGCTCTTTGCTTTCGTGCAGAGcctcttgatcattgcctcccGTAAACATTACACTGTCGATGTTGTTGTTGCCTG GTACACCGTTaacttggttgtgttttgtctGGACAAGAAACTACCAG AGTTACCAGATCGGACCACAGTGTTGCTCCCAGTAATCTCGAAAGACAGAACGAAAGAAGAGAACCACAAGTTGTTGAATGGGAACGGTGTTGATCCTGCTGATTGG AGACCAAGGGCTCAAGTGAACGGGAAGATAGATAGCAACGGAGTTCACACTGATAACTCATTGAATGGCGCATGA